The following proteins come from a genomic window of Xiphophorus couchianus chromosome 19, X_couchianus-1.0, whole genome shotgun sequence:
- the LOC114134550 gene encoding leucine-rich repeat and fibronectin type-III domain-containing protein 2 has translation MDKVVICLLILGTAMTMVHACPKYCVCQNLSESLGTLCPSKGLLFVPPDIDRRTVELRLGGNFILKVTTQDFANMTGLVDLTLSRNTISSIQPFSFIDLETLRSLHLDTNRLTELGADDLRGLINLQHLILNNNQLNQISDSAFDDLMLTLEDLDLSYNNLRSVPWEAIRKMVNLHQMSLDHNLIAFIAEGTFTDLEKLARLDLTSNRLQKLPPDPIFARSQSSMVMSTPYAPPLSLSFGGNPLHCNCEVLWLRRLDREDDMETCASPASVKGRYFWSVREEEFVCEPPLITQHTHKLLVLEGQTASLRCKAVGDPMPTVHWVAPDDRLIGNSSRATVYENGTLDIAVTTSKDYGIFTCIAANAAGESTASIELSIIQLPHITNNTNRTTLPKSGLSDITSSTKIGKGEPKPLPEKVVSVSEVTAISALVKWTVSKSTPKVKMFQLQYNCSDDEVLIYRMIPRTHRAFVVTNLVPGMQYDLCVLAIWDDTATTLTATNIVGCIQFVTTEDYPQCQSLHSGFMGGTMILVIGGIIVATLLVFIIILMVRYKVTSGIQTSKLPTVSNTYSQTNGGVNRFNGAPPQVKSTVVVMREEMVEFKCGSLQSSLSSSSSSSNSLDSQTGRGAGYNAQSSECSNLPSTKFRRHVHGTKARQNLDQLLGAFTSLELRGAAKDHQGASVSSSSAVANPMTTVAVAPPSDKEPLLGRAESTTMLGRLLGFQHEDKPKRSHSFDMGHVGAVQCRSSQPRRISNIWTKRSLSVNGMLLQYDDSEDEKPTFESSEWVMESTV, from the exons ATGGACAAAGTGGTCATCTGCCTCCTGATTCTGGGAACCGCTATGACAATGGTCCATGCATGTCCCAAATACTGCGTCTGTCAGAACCTCTCGGAGTCTCTGGGGACCTTGTGCCCCTCAAAAGGTCTGCTTTTTGTTCCACCAGACATAGACCGGAGAACTGTAGAGCTCCGGTTGGGAGGCAATTTCATTCTCAAGGTCACCACTCAGGACTTTGCCAACATGACAGGTCTGGTGGATCTCACTTTGTCTCGCAACACCATCAGCAGCATCCAGCCTTTTTCCTTTATTGATCTAGAGACATTGAGGTCACTGCATCTTGACACCAACCGGTTGACTGAACTGGGAGCGGATGACCTACGAGGGTTGATCAATCTGCAGCACCTGATCCTCAACAACaatcaattaaatcaaatcTCAGATTCAGCTTTTGATGATTTAATGCTGACTTTGGAGGATTTGGATTTGTCTTACAACAACCTGCGTAGTGTGCCTTGGGAGGCCATCCGTAAGATGGTCAACCTGCATCAGATGAGTCTGGACCATAACCTCATCGCCTTCATTGCTGAGGGGACTTTTACAGACCTTGAAAAACTGGCTCGCCTGGATCTGACATCCAATCGCCTCCAGAAGCTTCCTCCAGACCCAATTTTTGCACGGTCCCAGAGCAGCATGGTGATGAGTACACCATATGCACCTCCACTCTCTCTGAGCTTTGGTGGAAACCCACTGCACTGTAACTGTGAGGTACTGTGGCTACGAAGGCTGGATCGTGAGGATGATATGGAAACATGTGCCTCTCCAGCCAGTGTAAAGGGGCGCTACTTTTGGTCTGTTCGTGAAGAGGAATTTGTCTGCGAGCCCCCATTGATCACTCAACATACGCACAAATTGCTGGTACTGGAGGGCCAAACAGCTAGTTTACGTTGCAAAGCAGTCGGAGATCCAATGCCAACTGTGCATTGGGTTGCTCCAGATGACCGCTTGATTGGCAACTCCTCAAGAGCCACTGTATATGAAAATGGCACCCTTGACATAGCAGTCACCACATCCAAGGACTATGGCATTTTCACTTGTATTGCTGCTAACGCCGCAGGGGAGTCTACTGCCTCCATCGAGCTATCAATCATTCAACTGCCCCACATCACTAACAACACTAATCGTACTACACTGCCAAAATCAGGACTTTCAGACATCACAAGCTCTACTAAGATAGGCAAAGGGGAGCCCAAGCCTCTTCCAGAAAAGGTGGTTTCTGTATCTGAAGTGACTGCCATCTCTGCTTTGGTCAAGTGGACCGTAAGCAAATCAACTCCAAAGGTCAAAATGTTCCAGCTTCAGTACAACTGTTCGGATGATGAAGTTCTCATTTACAG GATGATTCCCAGGACTCACCGGGCCTTTGTAGTCACCAATCTGGTGCCAGGAATGCAGTATGACCTGTGTGTATTGGCCATCTGGGATGACACCGCAACCACTCTCACTGCCACCAACATTGTTGGATGCATCCAGTTCGTCACCACAGAAGATTACCCACAGTGCCAGTCTCTGCACAGTGGATTTATGGGTGGCACCATGATTCTGGTCATTGGTGGCATTATTGTTGCAACTCTGCTGGTCTTCATCATCATCCTTATGGTGCGCTATAAGGTAACCAGTGGGATTCAAACCAGTAAATTACCCACTGTAAGTAACACATACTCCCAGACAAATGGGGGAGTGAACAGGTTCAATGGAGCCCCACCACAGGTCAAGTCCACAGTAGTAGTTATGCGTGAAGAAATGGTGGAGTTTAAGTGTGGATCCCTCCAGAGTAGCCTTTCTTCGTCATCATCGTCCTCTAACTCGTTGGACAgccaaacaggaagaggagcaggCTATAATGCGCAGAGCAGCGAATGCAGCAACCTGCCAAGTACCAAGTTTAGGAGGCATGTGCACGGCACTAAAGCTCGGCAAAACCTGGACCAACTTTTAGGGGCCTTTACGTCACTAGAGCTACGGGGTGCAGCAAAGGACCACCAAGGAGCTTCTGTCTCCTCATCCTCTGCTGTTGCCAATCCCATGACAACAGTGGCTGTGGCACCACCATCTGACAAAGAACCCCTGCTTGGGAGGGCTGAGTCCACAACAATGCTGGGGCGACTACTTGGGTTTCAACATGAGGATAAACCCAAGAGGAGTCACTCATTCGACATGGGGCATGTCGGGGCAGTGCAGTGTCGCAGCAGTCAGCCACGTAGGATCAGTAACATCTGGACTAAACGCAGCCTGTCTGTTAACGGTATGCTTCTGCAGTACGATGACAGTGAGGATGAGAAACCCACTTTTGAGAGCTCTGAGTGGGTTATGGAGAGCACAGTCTAA